Proteins from one Methanococcus maripaludis C5 genomic window:
- a CDS encoding tyrosine-type recombinase/integrase — protein MVSDFEKEDVLEDITSNNADQKSKKKVNGKKQKPVTISEFEKDLFESRGIGDSNIIGENNSENEEKTLSDQEYIEKWKNLYAEKRKGAVAQSTLINELSKLPVFFRYTIKIGKKPDEMTKNDFIKFFDYLQNTKKPHDNRNKKNNSKKVSKPLSRNTIWKYYLLLKTFYLLLELDNFDEFSEYNAKIPRLKKPTKSDHYDPLLKEHFDEIIRRIIRSTSRTRVRDVLALMLLWDSGARVSEVLNLTYKDCDFKTGRFKFFDTKNGENRTVICSHGTLDMLNKYLNRINIENGPDDYIIQVSVKREEMDDKLATTHLSRKITELVKELKKEGIMENNMHIVLHSLRHGRAYALYKAGVPIPQIQHFLGHKDQRTTLGYIHSFKVYMETLDDLQKQLDRE, from the coding sequence ATGGTTTCTGACTTTGAAAAAGAAGACGTTTTAGAAGATATTACCTCAAATAATGCTGATCAAAAAAGTAAAAAAAAGGTAAACGGAAAAAAACAGAAACCAGTCACCATTTCAGAATTTGAAAAAGATCTTTTTGAATCCCGAGGAATCGGCGATTCAAACATTATTGGAGAAAATAATTCGGAAAATGAAGAAAAAACGTTATCAGATCAAGAGTATATCGAAAAATGGAAAAATTTATACGCAGAAAAAAGGAAAGGGGCAGTAGCACAAAGTACTTTAATAAATGAACTTTCAAAACTGCCTGTTTTTTTTAGATACACTATAAAAATTGGTAAAAAACCTGATGAAATGACTAAAAATGATTTTATTAAATTTTTTGATTATTTGCAAAACACTAAAAAACCGCATGATAATCGAAATAAAAAAAATAATTCGAAAAAGGTTTCCAAACCCTTATCGAGAAATACAATCTGGAAATACTACTTACTTCTAAAAACATTCTACTTATTACTCGAATTGGATAATTTTGATGAGTTTAGCGAGTACAATGCGAAAATCCCCCGACTAAAAAAACCAACGAAAAGTGATCATTACGATCCACTTTTAAAAGAACATTTTGATGAGATTATTCGAAGAATAATAAGAAGTACAAGTAGAACTCGTGTAAGAGACGTACTTGCACTAATGCTTTTATGGGATTCGGGAGCAAGAGTTTCAGAAGTTCTAAATTTAACATACAAAGATTGTGATTTTAAAACGGGACGTTTTAAATTTTTTGATACGAAAAATGGAGAAAATAGAACCGTGATCTGTTCACACGGGACGTTAGATATGTTGAACAAGTATTTAAATCGAATAAATATCGAAAATGGACCAGATGATTATATAATCCAGGTATCAGTAAAAAGAGAAGAAATGGACGATAAATTAGCCACAACTCATCTATCACGTAAAATAACAGAATTAGTAAAGGAATTAAAAAAAGAAGGCATAATGGAAAATAATATGCATATAGTTTTGCATTCGTTACGACACGGGCGAGCATATGCGTTATATAAAGCCGGTGTGCCAATTCCACAGATACAGCACTTTCTGGGGCATAAAGATCAGCGAACTACACTGGGTTATATCCATTCATTTAAGGTTTATATGGAAACATTAGACGATCTTCAAAAACAATTAGACCGTGAATAA
- a CDS encoding site-specific integrase — MTRHYCKDWLTKDELKVFIDSVDSTEHKLFFKMLYGMALRVSELLTIEVKNINLNEGVCKLLDTKTETFQICVIPEWLNEDIFGHIVDNNLKDDDRLFKFKNRTYAWELVKKYTKNAKIHKEFSTHTFRRSRALHLLNDGVPLEKVSKYLRHKSINTTMHYLKITVDDIKKELVKIGDWYDL; from the coding sequence ATGACACGGCACTATTGTAAAGACTGGCTCACAAAAGACGAGTTAAAAGTATTTATCGATTCGGTAGACTCTACAGAACATAAATTGTTCTTTAAAATGCTCTATGGAATGGCACTCAGGGTCTCAGAACTCCTAACAATTGAAGTAAAAAACATAAATTTAAACGAAGGTGTTTGTAAATTACTGGACACTAAAACCGAAACATTCCAAATCTGCGTTATTCCAGAGTGGTTAAACGAAGATATTTTCGGACATATCGTCGATAACAATTTAAAAGATGATGACCGACTTTTTAAGTTCAAAAACCGGACATATGCTTGGGAACTCGTTAAAAAATATACTAAAAACGCTAAAATTCATAAAGAGTTTTCAACCCATACATTCAGAAGAAGTAGGGCGCTACACCTGTTAAATGATGGAGTTCCGCTTGAAAAAGTGAGTAAATATTTAAGGCACAAGTCAATAAACACTACAATGCACTACCTGAAAATTACAGTTGACGACATTAAAAAGGAACTCGTCAAAATTGGAGATTGGTACGATCTTTAA
- a CDS encoding NACHT domain-containing NTPase, with protein sequence MEKIDWNKFGLNGESRQDSFEDLCMFLCCRELGVTKINSYKNQPGIETEPFEVNGKKYGFQAKFYETGYDWKQIQKSILGLKAKNSDKKGLKKQYPNNVFGKYNLNEVIIYSNEDRTLDGSSKTVYEKRIEDLAKKYGTKVTYITHKDILRKLSKPSNLDLAQLYFGIGDEFRFIQNSTNPKILTFLQSKEYMDLPFVDSYKNSVNVSEKILSEGKFFLLTGHPGSGKSIFMHKLLTVFGGLDKEGMAEDTNEFIEPEVSEMISVLINNGAIPLLINLKSCISDSLENIIRGRKYDCMINGQNLHFIYLFDGLDELDENIVDNVLFQIQELSQKVDTEKIIISCRSGNLNRLRVKTYLKNLIEYNIDELDESYLKQYFEVKMSNSKNAKLEELMGHNQSLITEIKDVLLIKLIWDTIDELDNDSTIIDLFSKKINLLLNNPEHKKNIENLNLLNCKKQAIINLNQDIAFELQNKFHFRLSQKELQDIILNKYSRLDYRSINTIIDYIADLFFDNSSPAGSSQNENIYTYQHRRYQEFFFTQRLKTEYENDPKIIRKMKILANREYFKNLFLTYLRKEYKKENNLPGLVELNLIEHYLGKYEGFGVNDDYYMDSESFIPALASQEPEIFDELLDSEYLEIIRKISIDIPELKKKFEKWAANKTEYYPKDYLETVWKYGIPNLIKNRVLFWKSGKKDISNELKLQLDETIRLYQKYEFFEDFEIEMSSILDDQLENYIYSALAIGKKPLNEVFIKFIRGNYKNISEVNYSYKESGKEKLVKSFLRICLSENRNELYELIDDFENYEFIMLLDLFRRPEYLPIFINSESIHEKIRQFLQNFKDINEKNVFILFFKKYFDITISKDEMDIAKEMLSKLKTTRGIELKMYNTPINFANMSYIFNENSFEKFQKQNRIESKYYYELGLYSALFNDFILVLTGKKEIEKIIGDYIRYINNRKELYKPYLVETISFLWANIFSCINSEKELLKLKKILIRKENNIDSFSFYAQFQRLDSKKFSKIINRNDLSQIETDLIHSNNDFYEYVTKCFTISMFFSKIDTKKSISYFEKGILEGSLRHKWHKDIIISYLLVESLRILWDNQWESNTKLEEYTEEVFKLTLRVIDITDGDETRHGPYDLLELIAEYNLDMAERFKKQLIEHIGRHNISDRAITDILLKKIKYGMPIDEIEKGMDEYILRQGYDGKPDSEYYEQKFLIYLNIANSKLYNSEEKKSAFEKAYGQVEKVISHDTNHFLSEFQYSGEKHIFKKLCEKYRKKDILKFEEFENTSFSKKEKNNISEKQFIDLVKDCSNSEQIDEIYKRLIDRKYDLVLKNTESWKILINKTYDICGNIHLLTNYLNENYYPDTIHISAVSRYLHYALSEALKNMNTREEISNYLFENSGHAGFFNIIKAYEVIGNKEMCIRLFDRYLRVCKLLVK encoded by the coding sequence GTGGAAAAAATTGATTGGAATAAATTTGGGTTAAATGGGGAAAGTCGGCAGGATTCTTTTGAAGACCTTTGCATGTTTTTATGTTGTAGAGAATTGGGCGTTACTAAAATAAATTCCTACAAAAATCAACCAGGCATAGAAACAGAACCATTTGAAGTTAATGGGAAAAAATATGGATTCCAAGCCAAATTTTACGAAACTGGGTACGATTGGAAACAGATTCAAAAATCGATATTGGGCCTAAAAGCTAAAAATTCAGATAAGAAAGGATTAAAAAAACAGTACCCAAACAATGTATTTGGAAAATATAACTTAAATGAAGTTATTATATATTCTAATGAAGATAGAACATTAGATGGGAGCAGTAAAACAGTCTATGAAAAGCGTATTGAAGATTTAGCAAAAAAATATGGCACTAAGGTAACATATATAACACATAAAGATATTCTCAGAAAACTTTCAAAACCATCAAACTTGGATCTGGCTCAGCTTTATTTTGGAATAGGTGATGAATTCCGGTTCATACAAAACAGCACAAATCCAAAAATTCTAACATTTTTACAATCAAAAGAGTACATGGATCTCCCATTTGTAGATTCATATAAAAATAGTGTAAATGTTTCAGAAAAAATCTTATCTGAGGGTAAGTTTTTTTTATTGACTGGGCATCCGGGTTCAGGTAAAAGTATATTTATGCATAAATTATTAACAGTATTTGGCGGATTGGATAAGGAAGGGATGGCAGAAGATACTAATGAATTTATTGAACCCGAAGTATCAGAAATGATCTCTGTTTTGATTAATAATGGTGCCATCCCTCTTTTGATAAATTTAAAAAGTTGTATTTCCGATTCATTGGAAAATATTATTCGGGGTAGGAAATACGACTGTATGATAAATGGTCAAAATTTGCATTTTATATATCTTTTTGATGGTCTTGATGAATTGGATGAAAATATTGTAGATAATGTACTTTTCCAAATACAAGAATTAAGTCAAAAAGTAGATACTGAAAAAATCATAATTTCGTGTCGTTCTGGAAATTTAAATAGATTACGAGTAAAAACATACCTTAAAAACCTTATAGAATATAATATAGATGAATTGGATGAATCATACCTAAAACAATATTTTGAAGTAAAAATGTCAAATTCAAAAAATGCGAAATTAGAAGAACTCATGGGGCATAATCAAAGCCTTATTACAGAAATTAAAGATGTTTTACTTATAAAATTAATTTGGGATACGATAGATGAACTTGACAATGATAGCACAATTATCGACTTATTTTCTAAAAAAATTAATCTACTCCTAAATAATCCTGAACATAAAAAAAATATTGAAAATTTAAATTTATTAAATTGTAAAAAACAGGCAATTATCAACTTAAATCAAGACATTGCTTTTGAATTACAGAATAAATTTCATTTTCGTCTTTCGCAGAAAGAGTTACAAGATATTATTTTAAACAAATATTCTCGTTTGGATTATAGATCCATAAATACCATTATAGACTACATTGCAGACTTATTTTTTGATAATTCTTCGCCAGCAGGATCCTCACAGAATGAAAACATATATACATACCAGCATAGGAGATATCAAGAATTCTTTTTTACTCAAAGATTAAAAACAGAATATGAAAATGACCCTAAAATCATAAGGAAAATGAAAATACTGGCCAATAGAGAATATTTTAAAAATTTATTTTTAACATATCTTAGAAAAGAATATAAAAAAGAGAACAATTTACCAGGTTTAGTTGAATTAAATCTTATTGAACATTATTTAGGAAAATATGAAGGTTTTGGAGTAAATGACGATTATTATATGGATTCAGAATCATTTATTCCTGCATTAGCATCTCAAGAGCCGGAAATTTTTGATGAGTTACTAGATAGTGAATATTTAGAAATTATACGTAAAATTTCAATCGATATTCCAGAATTGAAAAAAAAGTTCGAAAAATGGGCTGCTAACAAAACTGAGTATTATCCAAAAGATTATCTTGAAACAGTGTGGAAATATGGCATTCCCAATTTAATAAAAAACAGAGTATTGTTTTGGAAATCAGGTAAAAAGGACATATCTAATGAACTTAAATTGCAACTTGATGAAACTATTCGATTATACCAAAAATACGAATTTTTTGAGGATTTTGAAATAGAAATGAGCAGCATACTTGATGATCAACTTGAAAATTATATTTATTCCGCACTAGCAATAGGTAAAAAACCATTAAACGAAGTTTTTATCAAGTTCATACGGGGCAATTATAAAAATATTTCTGAAGTTAATTATAGTTACAAAGAATCTGGCAAAGAAAAATTAGTAAAATCATTTTTACGCATATGTTTAAGCGAAAATCGGAATGAACTGTATGAGTTAATCGATGATTTCGAAAATTACGAATTTATTATGTTATTGGACTTATTTAGACGTCCAGAGTATTTGCCAATATTTATAAACTCAGAATCAATTCATGAAAAAATCAGACAATTTTTACAAAATTTTAAAGACATCAATGAAAAAAACGTTTTTATTCTATTTTTTAAGAAATATTTTGACATAACTATCTCCAAAGACGAAATGGATATCGCAAAAGAAATGCTTTCCAAATTAAAAACCACCAGGGGTATTGAATTGAAAATGTATAATACCCCCATTAATTTTGCAAATATGTCCTATATTTTTAATGAAAATTCTTTTGAAAAGTTTCAAAAACAGAACCGAATTGAATCTAAATATTACTATGAATTAGGACTATATTCGGCACTTTTTAATGATTTTATTTTAGTATTGACTGGTAAAAAAGAAATTGAAAAAATTATTGGGGATTATATTAGATATATCAATAATAGAAAAGAACTCTACAAACCATACCTTGTAGAAACTATTTCGTTTTTATGGGCTAATATATTTTCATGTATTAATTCTGAAAAAGAATTGTTAAAATTAAAAAAAATATTGATCAGAAAAGAAAATAATATTGATTCCTTTAGTTTCTATGCTCAATTTCAAAGATTAGATTCTAAAAAATTCTCAAAAATTATAAATAGAAATGACCTATCTCAAATTGAAACTGATTTAATTCACTCAAATAATGATTTTTATGAGTATGTTACAAAATGCTTCACCATAAGTATGTTTTTTTCAAAAATTGATACTAAAAAATCAATATCTTATTTTGAAAAAGGAATACTCGAAGGATCATTGCGACATAAGTGGCATAAAGACATTATTATAAGCTATCTACTTGTGGAGTCATTAAGGATTTTGTGGGATAACCAGTGGGAATCTAACACAAAATTGGAAGAGTATACTGAAGAAGTTTTTAAACTTACTTTAAGAGTCATTGACATAACAGATGGGGATGAAACTAGACATGGTCCTTATGATCTTTTGGAATTAATTGCGGAATACAATTTAGATATGGCAGAAAGATTTAAAAAACAGCTTATTGAACATATTGGAAGACATAATATTTCCGATAGGGCAATTACCGACATACTCTTAAAAAAAATAAAATATGGTATGCCTATCGATGAAATTGAAAAAGGAATGGATGAATACATATTAAGACAAGGGTACGACGGAAAACCGGACTCTGAATATTATGAGCAGAAATTTTTAATATATCTAAATATTGCCAATTCTAAATTATATAACTCAGAAGAAAAAAAGAGCGCTTTTGAAAAAGCATATGGGCAAGTAGAAAAAGTAATTTCACACGATACCAACCATTTCTTGTCGGAGTTCCAATATAGTGGCGAAAAACATATCTTTAAAAAACTCTGTGAAAAATATAGAAAAAAAGACATTCTGAAATTTGAAGAATTTGAAAACACTTCGTTTTCCAAAAAAGAAAAAAATAATATTTCAGAAAAACAGTTTATTGATTTGGTTAAGGACTGTTCTAATTCAGAACAGATTGATGAAATATATAAACGGCTGATTGATCGTAAATATGATCTTGTATTAAAAAACACGGAATCTTGGAAAATATTGATAAATAAAACTTATGATATTTGCGGCAATATTCATCTACTGACAAATTATTTAAACGAAAATTACTATCCTGATACCATACATATATCTGCTGTTTCAAGGTACCTTCATTATGCATTGTCAGAAGCATTGAAAAATATGAATACACGAGAGGAAATATCGAATTATTTATTTGAAAATAGTGGTCATGCCGGTTTTTTTAATATTATAAAAGCGTATGAAGTTATTGGCAATAAAGAAATGTGTATTCGTTTATTTGATCGTTATTTAAGAGTATGTAAATTACTTGTGAAATAG
- a CDS encoding DEAD/DEAH box helicase, whose translation MESFKNLGLSDEILEALEKKGFTTPTPIQEQAIPILIEGKRDIVGQAQTGTGKTAAFGIPILETIDESSRNTQALILAPTRELAIQVAEEIDSIKGSKRLNVFPVYGGQSIDRQIRELRRGVQIVVGTPGRILDHISRRTIKLENVSYVVLDEADEMLNMGFIDDVEEILKSVSTEKRMLLFSATLPDSIMKLAKNYMREYDIIKVKRQQLTTTLTDQSFYEIHSRDKFELLSRIIDLEKEFYGLIFCKTKADVDEVSSRLNEKGYAAEGLHGDMTQAQREKTLDKFKGRKINVLVATDVAARGIDINDLTHVVNYDIPQNPESYVHRIGRTGRAGKQGYAVTFVEPSEFRKFKYIQKIAKTEIRKEEVPDVKDIIGAKKRKIVSGIKEVLESGKYNDCENMAADLLEDADPQEVLSAVLKYALKDELSESNYKKIGRNSQRSEGRDRSGRSEGRGRRSFVAGGNVRLFVALGKLDKMNPKKLVDHISRKSDVKGRDIDDVKVFEKFSFVTVSSDDAERILDSFKHEKRGRRAIVEVASGN comes from the coding sequence ATGGAAAGTTTTAAAAATTTAGGTCTATCTGACGAGATATTGGAAGCTTTAGAAAAGAAAGGCTTCACAACCCCTACTCCTATCCAAGAACAAGCAATTCCTATTTTAATTGAAGGAAAAAGAGACATTGTCGGCCAAGCTCAAACGGGAACTGGAAAAACCGCAGCATTTGGTATCCCTATTCTAGAAACAATTGACGAAAGTTCAAGAAACACACAAGCACTTATTTTAGCACCTACAAGAGAACTTGCAATACAAGTTGCAGAAGAAATCGATTCAATCAAAGGTTCAAAAAGATTGAACGTTTTCCCAGTATATGGTGGACAGTCAATTGACAGACAAATAAGAGAATTAAGAAGAGGAGTTCAGATTGTTGTTGGAACTCCAGGAAGGATCCTCGACCACATCTCAAGAAGAACAATAAAACTCGAAAACGTTTCATACGTAGTTTTGGATGAAGCTGATGAAATGTTAAACATGGGATTCATTGACGATGTAGAAGAAATCTTAAAATCAGTAAGCACTGAAAAAAGAATGCTTTTATTCTCAGCAACACTTCCTGACAGCATTATGAAACTTGCTAAAAACTACATGAGAGAATACGATATCATCAAAGTTAAAAGACAACAGCTTACAACAACCTTAACTGACCAGTCTTTCTACGAAATTCACTCAAGAGATAAATTTGAGTTACTTTCAAGAATTATCGACTTAGAAAAAGAGTTCTACGGTTTAATCTTCTGTAAAACAAAAGCAGACGTTGACGAAGTTTCAAGCAGATTAAATGAAAAAGGATACGCTGCAGAAGGTCTTCACGGAGATATGACCCAAGCACAAAGGGAAAAAACTCTTGATAAATTTAAAGGAAGAAAAATCAACGTTCTCGTAGCAACTGATGTTGCAGCAAGAGGAATCGATATCAACGACTTAACACACGTTGTAAACTATGATATTCCACAAAACCCTGAATCATACGTTCACAGAATTGGAAGAACAGGAAGAGCTGGAAAACAAGGTTACGCAGTTACATTTGTAGAACCTTCAGAATTCAGAAAATTCAAATACATCCAGAAAATTGCAAAAACTGAAATTAGAAAAGAAGAAGTTCCAGACGTTAAAGACATCATTGGGGCTAAGAAAAGAAAAATTGTTTCAGGAATAAAAGAAGTTTTAGAATCTGGAAAATACAACGACTGCGAAAACATGGCTGCTGATTTATTAGAAGATGCAGATCCACAAGAAGTTCTTTCAGCAGTTTTAAAATACGCATTGAAAGATGAATTAAGCGAATCAAACTACAAAAAGATTGGAAGAAATTCACAAAGATCTGAAGGAAGAGACAGAAGTGGAAGAAGCGAAGGTAGGGGAAGAAGATCATTCGTTGCTGGCGGAAACGTTAGGTTATTCGTAGCTTTAGGTAAACTCGACAAAATGAACCCTAAAAAATTAGTTGACCACATCTCAAGAAAATCCGATGTTAAAGGGAGAGACATCGACGATGTAAAAGTATTTGAGAAGTTTTCATTTGTAACCGTATCCTCAGACGATGCAGAAAGAATTCTCGATTCATTCAAGCATGAAAAAAGAGGAAGAAGAGCAATAGTTGAAGTTGCGAGCGGCAACTAA
- a CDS encoding tyrosine-type recombinase/integrase, which yields MARNRTRSLKQQFKFSIVDSSFKEHLDKHSLKKDAENDNSWRIYSYSEKNNLMDLSASFCKFLNKNHAEIKQIKDINELHVQEFLNFKASACTTETLYNYRTRFIKISKCVNHAFQSCALDFSNTVIPMSGVGKSKRKIAMTEEHAELLLNYCKHSDAKAAIGVRFALAFGLRVSEVTKIMSKDIDLDNLKLHIHKSKGGRSRNIPIPKELVPFLSNVKNEFGENQRICPLRNDSVNRFVYRVFEFHRINDYKDARTSVHAARKLWAQKLYDKLRNEGKTIKEACEEVSVQLGHGKDRKDVFNRYISNIW from the coding sequence ATGGCTAGAAATAGAACAAGATCATTAAAACAGCAATTTAAGTTTTCAATCGTTGATTCATCATTTAAAGAGCATTTAGACAAACATTCGCTTAAAAAAGATGCTGAAAACGATAATTCGTGGAGAATTTATTCATATTCCGAAAAAAATAACCTTATGGACTTGTCAGCGAGTTTTTGTAAATTTTTAAATAAAAATCATGCCGAGATTAAACAAATAAAAGATATTAACGAATTACATGTTCAAGAATTTTTAAATTTTAAAGCCTCGGCATGTACTACTGAAACACTTTATAACTACAGAACTAGATTTATAAAAATTTCAAAGTGTGTAAACCATGCATTTCAATCATGTGCACTTGATTTTTCCAATACTGTGATCCCAATGTCCGGAGTTGGGAAATCAAAAAGAAAAATTGCGATGACAGAAGAACATGCAGAACTTTTGCTAAATTACTGTAAACATAGTGATGCGAAAGCCGCAATTGGCGTTAGATTCGCCTTAGCTTTTGGACTGCGTGTTTCCGAAGTTACAAAGATAATGTCGAAAGATATTGATTTGGATAATTTAAAACTGCACATTCATAAATCAAAAGGTGGGAGAAGCAGAAATATTCCAATTCCAAAAGAACTGGTTCCATTTTTATCGAATGTTAAAAATGAATTTGGCGAAAATCAGCGAATTTGCCCCTTGCGGAATGATTCGGTCAACAGATTTGTATATCGGGTTTTCGAGTTTCACAGAATAAATGACTACAAAGATGCAAGAACGTCTGTTCATGCCGCAAGAAAACTTTGGGCGCAGAAATTGTATGATAAACTTCGAAATGAGGGAAAAACAATAAAAGAAGCCTGTGAAGAAGTATCCGTTCAACTTGGTCACGGAAAAGATAGAAAAGATGTATTTAATAGATATATATCGAATATTTGGTGA
- a CDS encoding GIY-YIG nuclease family protein, whose amino-acid sequence MIELVNGSREVSVTLVAGSTDGIIKYDFIDSVLESYLIPREFYADFRNLKTLKDRYSGIYVLIGDKDDFGKYKVYIGYSEDIVSRLTNHNSNELFDWKRAACIISQKPIRNEYFACIERISINRAKNTADCILVNSNENKTPLQNVNGSHTLKKLMKDVSEYLALMGYPILRDNKKSENFIYLSRNGEILAKGEFLNDNVLVFEGSLVKAKESDSMTKNNKNIKQNLIKNKILAPHGKFYIFTEDYVFSSLSSAACVAFGGNVSGRQCWKNKDGKPLKELFESE is encoded by the coding sequence ATGATAGAACTGGTAAATGGATCTAGGGAAGTTTCGGTAACGTTGGTAGCAGGATCAACTGATGGGATTATAAAATATGATTTTATTGATTCAGTATTAGAATCATACTTGATTCCACGTGAGTTTTATGCCGATTTCAGAAATTTAAAAACTTTAAAAGATAGATATTCTGGCATATACGTACTTATTGGAGATAAGGATGATTTTGGAAAATATAAAGTGTATATTGGATATTCCGAAGATATAGTGTCTCGACTTACAAATCACAATTCCAATGAACTTTTCGATTGGAAGCGTGCAGCATGTATTATTTCACAAAAACCGATCAGAAACGAGTACTTTGCATGTATTGAAAGAATTTCAATAAATCGAGCAAAAAATACAGCAGATTGTATTTTAGTAAACTCAAATGAAAACAAAACCCCGCTCCAAAATGTAAATGGGTCGCATACACTTAAAAAACTAATGAAGGATGTTTCAGAGTATTTGGCGCTCATGGGATACCCAATTTTAAGAGATAACAAAAAGTCTGAAAATTTCATATATCTAAGTCGAAACGGAGAAATTCTTGCAAAAGGGGAATTTTTGAACGATAACGTTCTAGTTTTTGAAGGTTCGCTCGTAAAAGCAAAAGAAAGCGACAGCATGACTAAAAATAATAAAAATATAAAACAAAATCTTATAAAAAATAAAATTCTTGCACCGCATGGGAAGTTTTACATATTCACAGAAGATTATGTATTTTCTTCATTAAGTTCAGCGGCATGTGTGGCGTTTGGGGGAAACGTTAGCGGCCGACAGTGTTGGAAAAATAAAGATGGTAAACCATTGAAAGAACTGTTCGAATCAGAATAA
- a CDS encoding DUF2540 domain-containing protein: MKKNYLFSIYLAITPLELRFFLHELAHLDSIDLDILSEVAHLEKNTKIRLTLTEEDKKIVEKYGKLTNSLLNYVILDHTDKVRV, translated from the coding sequence ATGAAGAAAAATTATTTATTTAGCATATATCTCGCAATTACGCCTCTCGAACTTAGATTTTTCCTCCACGAACTGGCGCATTTGGACAGTATTGATTTAGATATCCTTTCAGAAGTGGCGCATTTGGAAAAAAATACGAAAATCCGCTTAACTTTAACAGAAGAAGATAAAAAAATCGTTGAAAAGTACGGAAAATTAACAAATTCGCTTTTAAATTACGTAATATTGGACCATACAGATAAAGTGAGGGTGTAA